In Aeromicrobium marinum DSM 15272, one genomic interval encodes:
- a CDS encoding asparaginase: protein MDVLAEVERSGFVESRHRGVAVRVDPSGQVDWAVGDPGAVIFPRSSNKPLQAIGLLRAGLPLDGRLLAVATSSHSGEPVHVEAVREVLGLAGLDESALLTPPSYPLDPHEHARVLREGGGRAPILMDCSGKHAAMLLTCREHGWPVDDYLAPEHPVQQAVTAAFVDLTGSAPEVVGTDGCGAPLLGTTVAGLAAAFGRIVRRSTPESARLVDAMVAHPQMVSGSRRTERRFMEAFGGAIVKSGAESVLAMALPDGTAWAVKIEDGGERALYVALARALQVAGLDHPLLDERPEVLGGGRPVGAVRPTF, encoded by the coding sequence ATGGACGTGCTGGCGGAGGTGGAGCGCTCGGGATTCGTGGAGAGCCGGCACCGGGGGGTGGCGGTGCGCGTCGACCCCTCGGGGCAGGTGGACTGGGCGGTCGGTGACCCGGGCGCGGTGATCTTCCCGCGGTCCAGCAACAAGCCGTTGCAGGCCATCGGCCTGCTGCGCGCCGGACTGCCCCTCGACGGGCGGCTGCTGGCGGTGGCGACCTCCAGCCACTCCGGCGAGCCGGTCCACGTGGAGGCCGTCCGGGAGGTGCTGGGTCTGGCGGGCCTCGACGAGTCCGCGTTGCTGACACCGCCGTCGTACCCGCTGGACCCGCACGAGCACGCCCGTGTGCTGCGGGAGGGCGGCGGCCGGGCGCCGATCCTCATGGACTGCTCGGGCAAGCACGCGGCGATGCTGCTGACCTGCCGGGAGCACGGCTGGCCGGTCGACGACTACCTCGCGCCGGAGCATCCGGTGCAGCAGGCGGTCACGGCGGCCTTCGTGGACCTCACGGGGTCTGCGCCGGAGGTGGTGGGCACCGACGGCTGTGGAGCCCCGCTGCTCGGCACCACGGTGGCGGGGCTCGCAGCCGCCTTCGGCCGGATCGTGCGGCGGTCGACGCCGGAGTCCGCCCGGCTGGTCGACGCGATGGTCGCCCACCCGCAAATGGTCAGCGGGAGCCGCCGCACCGAGCGGCGGTTCATGGAGGCGTTCGGGGGAGCGATCGTGAAGTCGGGTGCCGAGAGCGTCCTGGCGATGGCGTTGCCCGACGGCACCGCCTGGGCGGTCAAGATCGAGGACGGGGGCGAACGGGCCCTCTACGTGGCGCTCGCCAGGGCCCTGCAGGTCGCGGGGCTGGACCACCCCCTGCTCGACGAGCGACCCGAGGTGCTGGGGGGCGGCCGGCCCGTCGGCGCGGTGCGTCCGACCTTCTGA
- a CDS encoding helix-turn-helix domain-containing protein, which translates to MAKLQVTDGVKDTVKDTVGGLGEYLREQRRQAQLSLRQLSEAADVSNPYLSQIERGLRRPSAEVLQQIAKALRISAESLYVRAGILDADESGARMVEDAIALDPLLTERQKSALVDIYRSFVGTDDAVGDVIADELSGQTENTDVQEDTAP; encoded by the coding sequence ATGGCGAAGCTGCAGGTGACCGACGGGGTCAAGGACACCGTCAAGGACACCGTCGGAGGACTCGGTGAGTACCTCCGCGAGCAGCGACGCCAGGCTCAGCTCTCCCTCCGGCAGCTGTCCGAGGCCGCGGATGTCTCCAATCCGTACCTCAGTCAGATCGAGCGAGGACTGCGTCGACCGTCGGCAGAGGTGTTGCAGCAGATCGCCAAGGCACTGCGCATCTCGGCCGAGTCGCTCTACGTCCGCGCCGGGATCCTCGACGCGGACGAGAGTGGAGCCCGGATGGTCGAGGACGCCATCGCCCTCGACCCGTTGCTGACCGAGCGACAGAAGTCGGCCCTCGTCGACATCTACCGCTCCTTCGTCGGCACCGACGACGCCGTGGGCGACGTCATCGCCGACGAGCTGTCCGGGCAGACCGAGAACACCGACGTCCAGGAGGACACCGCACCATGA
- a CDS encoding CpsD/CapB family tyrosine-protein kinase, which translates to MRTTLGAIAGRWTSILLITALTVAVVAAVAAVVPRQYTASTDLLLLQVDEAGSAGSPGERAIASYAAVLEGRTLIGSTEGATDVEVRATPREGADVIRLDVRADTAREAAAAATALGNRFAAWLDLEQPEAGPQVSSQVISPAGAPDSPSRPDWPTWLAIATVVGLVVGSVRAVFRGVPPGVVDTSAQAKEILGAPVLASVATDPDVRTRPLLSDLEPHHPRHEALRILRTNLQFLDVDQAQQVITVTSALPGDGKTTTTCALAQAIAETGRSVVVVEGDLRRPRLAEMFGIERTVGLTTALVGRIPIDEAVQASGTPGLDVLTSGALPPNPTEILQTTAMARLVDGLRDRYDVVLIDAPPLLPVSDAALLAALSDGAIVLVRHGRTRADELELAAERLRAVDATVLGTVLTMTPRREARRYGYGPEGSTSSRQRGTRRAAR; encoded by the coding sequence TTGCGGACGACACTCGGCGCGATCGCCGGACGATGGACGTCAATTCTACTCATCACCGCCCTGACCGTGGCCGTGGTGGCCGCGGTCGCGGCCGTCGTGCCGCGGCAGTACACCGCCTCCACCGACCTGCTGCTGCTGCAGGTCGACGAGGCCGGGTCCGCCGGGTCCCCCGGTGAGCGGGCCATCGCCTCCTACGCCGCCGTGCTGGAGGGCAGGACCCTGATCGGGTCGACCGAGGGCGCCACCGACGTCGAGGTCCGTGCGACCCCTCGCGAGGGGGCCGACGTCATCCGGCTCGACGTCCGGGCCGACACCGCGCGCGAGGCGGCTGCGGCCGCCACCGCCCTGGGCAACCGGTTCGCCGCCTGGTTGGACCTCGAGCAGCCCGAGGCAGGGCCGCAGGTCTCCTCGCAGGTGATCTCCCCCGCCGGGGCGCCGGACTCCCCCAGCCGTCCCGACTGGCCCACGTGGCTCGCGATCGCGACCGTCGTCGGGCTCGTGGTCGGATCCGTCCGCGCCGTCTTCCGCGGCGTCCCGCCCGGCGTCGTCGACACCTCGGCCCAGGCCAAGGAGATCCTCGGGGCTCCGGTGCTCGCCAGCGTCGCCACCGACCCGGACGTGCGGACCCGTCCGCTGCTGTCCGACCTCGAGCCGCACCACCCCCGTCACGAGGCGCTGCGGATCCTCCGCACGAACCTGCAGTTCCTCGACGTCGACCAGGCCCAGCAGGTCATCACGGTGACCAGCGCCCTGCCGGGCGACGGCAAGACCACCACGACCTGCGCGTTGGCGCAGGCGATCGCCGAGACCGGCCGCAGCGTCGTGGTCGTCGAGGGCGACCTGCGACGTCCCCGCCTGGCCGAGATGTTCGGCATCGAGCGCACGGTCGGGCTCACCACCGCCCTGGTCGGCAGGATCCCGATCGACGAGGCCGTGCAGGCCAGCGGCACTCCGGGGCTGGACGTCCTGACCAGCGGCGCCCTGCCGCCCAACCCCACCGAGATCCTGCAGACCACGGCCATGGCCCGCCTGGTCGACGGCCTGAGGGACCGCTACGACGTGGTGCTCATCGACGCGCCCCCGCTGCTGCCGGTCAGCGACGCCGCCCTGCTCGCGGCCCTGTCGGACGGGGCGATCGTCCTGGTCCGGCACGGCCGGACGCGCGCCGACGAGCTCGAGCTGGCGGCCGAGCGGCTCCGGGCCGTCGACGCCACGGTACTCGGCACCGTCCTCACGATGACGCCGCGCCGCGAGGCCCGGCGGTACGGCTACGGACCGGAGGGTTCGACCTCGTCACGGCAGCGCGGCACCCGGCGCGCCGCCCGCTGA
- the manA gene encoding mannose-6-phosphate isomerase, class I: MHRLFNASRDYDWGSTLDIARFLGEQPDGRPLAELWMGTHELSPSEVQVDGERVSLGKIAGDLPFMMKVLAADRPLSLQVHPNMQLARSGFAAEDEAGIPLDAPNRSYKDPRHKPEMAYALTTFDTLVGFRPTAEILRVLDALDAPLTRRLADDLRAAPGFEGIVRIIQQLLAGPVAPAEVQTVVAACRDLVDRHVDVKRAYATAVEIAEFFPEDVGVVISLLLNRLTLQPGEAAFLGAGIIHAHLRGMCLEVMTSSDNVLRAGLTSKHVDPEGLVTCLERGMSRLARITPDIVGTETEIFAPDVEEFALAVTQVSRADDDGVPLVASGHRIVLCTGGEVELFCSEERVSLVRGDSVYLAPEDGPVRAYGTGEVAQAFTPTGDLDSRLVDLV; encoded by the coding sequence ATGCACCGGTTGTTCAACGCGTCCCGCGACTACGACTGGGGATCGACCCTCGACATCGCCCGCTTCCTGGGCGAGCAGCCCGACGGCCGGCCGCTGGCGGAGCTGTGGATGGGGACCCATGAGCTGAGTCCCTCGGAGGTCCAGGTCGACGGCGAGCGGGTGTCGCTCGGCAAGATCGCCGGCGACCTGCCCTTCATGATGAAGGTCCTCGCGGCCGACCGTCCGCTGTCCCTGCAGGTGCACCCGAACATGCAGCTGGCCCGCAGCGGGTTCGCGGCCGAGGACGAGGCGGGCATCCCGCTCGACGCGCCGAACCGCTCGTACAAGGACCCGCGGCACAAGCCCGAGATGGCCTACGCGCTCACCACCTTCGACACCCTCGTGGGATTCCGGCCGACCGCCGAGATCCTCCGGGTGCTCGACGCGCTCGACGCCCCGCTGACCCGCCGGCTGGCCGACGACCTGCGCGCGGCGCCCGGGTTCGAGGGCATCGTGCGCATCATCCAGCAGCTCCTGGCCGGACCGGTCGCCCCCGCCGAGGTGCAGACCGTCGTGGCCGCGTGCCGTGACCTCGTCGACCGGCACGTCGACGTCAAGCGGGCCTACGCCACCGCGGTCGAGATCGCGGAGTTCTTCCCCGAGGACGTCGGCGTGGTGATCTCCCTGCTGCTCAACCGCCTGACCCTGCAGCCCGGCGAGGCGGCCTTCCTCGGGGCGGGGATCATCCATGCGCACCTGCGGGGCATGTGCCTGGAGGTGATGACGTCGTCGGACAACGTGCTGCGGGCCGGCCTCACGTCCAAGCACGTCGACCCGGAGGGTCTGGTCACCTGCCTCGAGCGAGGCATGTCGCGGCTGGCCCGGATCACCCCCGACATCGTCGGCACCGAGACCGAGATCTTCGCCCCCGACGTGGAGGAGTTCGCGCTCGCCGTCACCCAGGTCTCGCGCGCCGACGACGACGGGGTGCCGCTCGTGGCCTCGGGCCACCGCATCGTGCTGTGCACCGGCGGCGAGGTCGAGCTGTTCTGTTCCGAGGAGCGGGTGTCGCTCGTCCGGGGCGACTCGGTGTACCTCGCGCCGGAGGACGGCCCGGTGCGGGCCTACGGCACCGGTGAGGTCGCGCAGGCCTTCACGCCGACCGGCGACCTCGACAGCCGGCTCGTCGACCTGGTCTGA
- the typA gene encoding translational GTPase TypA codes for MPIRHDLRNVAIVAHVDHGKTTLVDAMLQQQGAYAEHQEVTDRVMDSGDLEREKGITILAKNTAVRYTGPGGEDGVTINIIDTPGHADFGGEVERGLSMVDAVVLLVDSSEGPLPQTRFVLRKALAAKMPVILVVNKVDRPDSRIAEVVDESYDLFMDLLPEDADDDALDFPVVYASARAGRASLTRPEDGGMPDSENLIPLFQTIMEHVPAVEYTDDAPLQAHVTNLDASPFLGRLALVRVKEGELRKNQQVAWMRRDGTIQTVKITELLITEGLERKPGELARPGDIVAIAGIPDINIGETLADVENPVALPLITVDEPAISMTIGTNTSPLAGREKGTKVTARLVKDRLESELVGNVSIRVLPTERPDAWEVQGRGELALAILVEQMRREGYELTVGKPQVVTKEINGKLHEPVEHLTIDAPEEWLGSITQLLAVRKGRMVQMTNHGTGWVRMEFNVPSRGLIGFRTEFLTETRGTGIANHVFQGYEPWAGEISTRQQGSLVADRAGAATSFAMTNLQERGTLFVDPTTEVYEGMIVGQNSREDDMDVNITKEKKQSNVRASSADNFEKLIPPKKLSLEQSLEFCREDECVEITPMHVRIRKVILDQTERSRAARARK; via the coding sequence ATGCCCATTCGCCACGACCTGCGCAATGTCGCGATCGTCGCCCACGTCGACCACGGCAAGACCACGTTGGTCGACGCCATGCTGCAGCAGCAGGGTGCCTACGCCGAGCACCAGGAGGTCACCGACCGGGTCATGGACTCCGGCGACCTCGAGCGCGAGAAGGGCATCACGATCCTCGCCAAGAACACCGCGGTCCGCTACACCGGCCCCGGTGGCGAGGACGGCGTCACGATCAACATCATCGACACCCCCGGTCACGCCGACTTCGGTGGCGAGGTCGAGCGCGGCCTGTCGATGGTCGACGCCGTCGTCCTGCTCGTCGACTCCTCCGAGGGCCCGCTCCCCCAGACCCGGTTCGTGCTGCGCAAGGCGCTCGCCGCGAAGATGCCGGTCATCCTGGTCGTCAACAAGGTCGACCGTCCCGACTCCCGCATCGCGGAGGTCGTCGACGAGTCGTACGACCTGTTCATGGACCTGCTGCCCGAGGACGCCGACGACGACGCCCTCGACTTCCCCGTCGTCTACGCCTCGGCGAGGGCCGGTCGCGCGTCGCTCACCCGTCCCGAGGACGGCGGCATGCCCGACAGCGAGAACCTGATCCCTCTGTTCCAGACGATCATGGAGCACGTCCCGGCCGTCGAGTACACCGACGACGCGCCGCTGCAGGCGCACGTCACGAACCTCGACGCCTCACCGTTCCTCGGCCGTCTCGCGCTCGTCCGCGTCAAGGAGGGCGAGCTGCGCAAGAACCAGCAGGTGGCCTGGATGCGTCGCGACGGCACGATCCAGACCGTCAAGATCACCGAGCTCCTGATCACCGAGGGGCTGGAGCGCAAGCCCGGCGAGCTCGCGCGCCCCGGCGACATCGTGGCCATCGCGGGCATCCCCGACATCAACATCGGCGAGACGCTGGCCGACGTCGAGAACCCCGTCGCACTGCCGCTCATCACGGTCGACGAGCCCGCCATCTCGATGACGATCGGCACCAACACCTCGCCGCTCGCCGGTCGCGAGAAGGGCACCAAGGTCACCGCGCGCCTGGTCAAGGACCGTCTCGAGTCCGAGCTGGTGGGCAACGTCTCGATCCGCGTCCTGCCGACCGAGCGCCCCGACGCCTGGGAGGTGCAGGGCCGCGGTGAGCTGGCGCTGGCGATCCTCGTCGAGCAGATGCGGCGCGAGGGCTACGAGCTGACCGTCGGCAAGCCGCAGGTCGTCACCAAGGAGATCAACGGCAAGCTGCACGAGCCCGTCGAGCACCTGACGATCGACGCGCCCGAGGAGTGGCTCGGCTCGATCACGCAGCTGCTGGCCGTCCGCAAGGGCCGCATGGTCCAGATGACGAACCACGGCACCGGCTGGGTCCGGATGGAGTTCAACGTGCCGTCGCGCGGTCTGATCGGTTTCCGGACCGAGTTCCTCACCGAGACGCGGGGCACCGGCATCGCCAACCACGTCTTCCAGGGCTATGAGCCGTGGGCCGGCGAGATCTCGACCCGCCAGCAGGGCTCACTGGTCGCCGACCGCGCCGGCGCGGCCACGTCGTTCGCGATGACCAACCTGCAGGAGCGCGGCACGCTGTTCGTCGATCCCACGACCGAGGTGTACGAGGGCATGATCGTCGGGCAGAACAGCCGCGAGGACGACATGGACGTCAACATCACCAAGGAGAAGAAGCAGTCGAACGTGCGAGCGTCGAGTGCCGACAACTTCGAGAAGCTGATCCCGCCGAAGAAGCTCTCGCTCGAGCAGAGCCTGGAGTTCTGCCGCGAGGACGAGTGCGTCGAGATCACGCCGATGCACGTGCGCATCCGCAAGGTCATCCTCGACCAGACCGAGCGCAGCCGCGCCGCACGCGCCCGCAAGTAG
- a CDS encoding DEAD/DEAH box helicase, whose protein sequence is MSESVPSFADLGLGDALVAVLAGLGYETPTPIQAQAIGPLLDGRDVVGLAQTGTGKTAAFALPILERLDPDRAETQALILAPTRELALQVSDAFATYAARTPGLRILPVYGGQGYAAQLRGLQRGAHVVVGTPGRVIDHLDRGSLELSGLDHLVLDEADEMLTMGFAEDVERILADTPEDKQVALFSATMPPAIRRLAKKYLNDPVDVATPAATRSTTTVRQRWISVPHHGKFDALTRLLEVENGDGMIIFVRTKQATEELAEKLRSRGFDAAALNGDLVQAQRERIVGQLKGGSLDILVATDVAARGLDVDRITHVINHDIPHDAESYVHRIGRTGRAGRSGEAVLFVTPRERRMLSAIEKVSGRPVEEMSVPSAEEVNTQRSERFAAAITESLGSPQFHPFRRLVEEYAAAHEVDMTDVAAALAVMNTDDKEFFLRPDPPVKERPKRERTERDDRPRRDVQEQAGQEAPEGWRRYRLAVGKRHRIGPSAIVGAMANEGGLRRTDFGKITIGVEHAVVELPADLPDAVFDALADTRISGKRIDLRVDDGPPPARQRGPRSGGYQGS, encoded by the coding sequence ATGAGCGAGTCCGTCCCGTCCTTCGCCGACCTCGGCCTGGGGGACGCCCTCGTGGCGGTCCTCGCCGGCCTCGGCTACGAGACCCCGACCCCCATCCAGGCGCAGGCCATCGGGCCGTTGCTCGACGGACGCGACGTGGTCGGCCTGGCGCAGACCGGCACGGGCAAGACGGCCGCCTTCGCGCTGCCGATCCTCGAGCGGCTCGACCCCGACCGCGCCGAGACGCAGGCCCTGATCCTCGCCCCCACGCGTGAGCTGGCGCTGCAGGTCAGCGACGCCTTCGCCACCTACGCCGCCCGCACGCCGGGTCTGCGCATCCTGCCGGTCTACGGCGGCCAGGGCTACGCGGCCCAGCTGCGTGGGTTGCAGCGGGGCGCGCACGTGGTCGTGGGCACGCCCGGTCGTGTCATCGACCACCTCGACCGCGGCAGCCTCGAGCTGTCCGGCCTCGACCACCTCGTGCTCGACGAGGCCGACGAGATGCTGACGATGGGGTTCGCCGAGGACGTCGAGCGGATCCTGGCCGACACCCCCGAGGACAAGCAGGTCGCGCTGTTCTCGGCCACGATGCCCCCGGCGATCCGACGCCTCGCCAAGAAGTACCTCAACGACCCGGTCGACGTGGCGACGCCGGCTGCCACCCGGTCGACCACGACGGTGCGTCAGCGCTGGATCTCGGTGCCGCACCACGGCAAGTTCGACGCGCTCACCCGCCTGCTGGAGGTCGAGAACGGCGACGGGATGATCATCTTCGTCCGCACCAAGCAGGCCACCGAGGAGCTCGCCGAGAAGCTGCGGTCGCGGGGCTTCGATGCGGCAGCCCTGAACGGCGACCTCGTGCAGGCGCAGCGTGAGCGCATCGTGGGCCAGCTCAAGGGCGGCAGCCTCGACATCCTCGTGGCGACCGACGTCGCGGCCCGAGGGCTCGACGTCGACCGCATCACCCACGTGATCAACCACGACATCCCGCACGACGCCGAGTCCTACGTGCACCGCATCGGGCGCACGGGCCGGGCGGGTCGCTCCGGCGAGGCCGTCCTGTTCGTCACCCCCCGTGAACGGCGGATGCTCTCGGCGATCGAGAAGGTGTCGGGCCGGCCGGTCGAGGAGATGAGCGTCCCGAGCGCCGAGGAGGTCAACACGCAGCGGTCGGAGCGCTTCGCCGCCGCCATCACCGAGAGCCTGGGGTCGCCGCAGTTCCACCCGTTCCGCCGGCTCGTCGAGGAGTACGCTGCCGCGCACGAGGTCGACATGACCGACGTGGCCGCCGCGCTGGCGGTGATGAACACCGACGACAAGGAGTTCTTCCTGCGGCCCGACCCGCCGGTCAAGGAGCGGCCGAAGCGGGAGCGGACCGAGCGGGACGACCGTCCTCGTCGTGACGTCCAGGAGCAGGCCGGGCAGGAGGCCCCCGAGGGGTGGCGCCGGTACCGGCTGGCCGTCGGCAAGCGGCACCGCATCGGCCCTTCGGCCATCGTGGGGGCGATGGCCAACGAGGGCGGGCTGCGGCGCACCGACTTCGGCAAGATCACGATCGGTGTCGAGCACGCCGTCGTCGAGCTGCCGGCCGACCTGCCCGACGCGGTGTTCGACGCGTTGGCCGACACCCGGATCTCGGGCAAGCGCATCGACCTGCGGGTGGACGACGGCCCGCCGCCGGCCCGCCAGCGGGGTCCCCGCAGCGGCGGGTACCAGGGCTCGG
- a CDS encoding DUF2516 family protein — MIDDLSTIQGVITLALSLTLFLVKAAALADCIGRSAGSFVAADTLNKQAWLIILGLAVAAHLVFWYPLGLLNLAGTVAAMVYLAQMRGSRS; from the coding sequence GTGATCGACGACCTCTCCACGATTCAGGGCGTGATCACGCTCGCCCTGAGCCTCACGCTGTTCCTCGTCAAGGCCGCGGCCCTCGCGGACTGCATCGGACGGTCGGCGGGATCATTCGTGGCGGCCGACACGTTGAACAAGCAGGCCTGGCTGATCATCCTGGGTCTGGCGGTCGCCGCCCACCTGGTGTTCTGGTACCCGCTGGGTCTGCTGAACCTCGCGGGGACGGTCGCGGCCATGGTCTACCTGGCCCAGATGCGCGGCTCCCGCTCCTAG
- a CDS encoding mannose-1-phosphate guanylyltransferase — protein MTDAATSLHDFHAIVPAGGAGTRLWPLSRQARPKFLLDLTGSGRTLLQSTWDRLEPLVGAERIHVVTGVAHAGAVHEQLPDLTRLLVEPSPRESMPAIGLAAAVIAHRDPDAIIGSFAADHVIQDDAAFADAVRQAVAAARRGLVATIGIAPTEPSTAFGYIEAGEPLGIDGGPDVRTIVRFVEKPDAETAAGYVADPAFSWNAGMFVVRAQVLLDHLARLQPGLHAGLMRIAAGWDTSDRDDVMAGVWPSLTRIAIDHAVAEPVSLEGGMAVVPGRFGWNDIGDFAALTDIGATSTPGTVWVDADGLVVAADGTQVAVVGLRGVVVARTADALLVTTREYAQRVKEVPAALAAAGRADLQ, from the coding sequence GTGACCGACGCAGCGACCTCCCTCCACGACTTCCACGCCATCGTCCCGGCCGGCGGCGCGGGGACCCGGCTGTGGCCGCTCTCGCGCCAGGCCCGACCGAAGTTCCTCCTCGACCTGACCGGGTCGGGCCGCACCCTGCTGCAGTCCACCTGGGACCGGCTCGAGCCGCTCGTCGGCGCCGAGCGCATCCACGTCGTGACCGGGGTGGCCCACGCCGGCGCCGTCCACGAGCAGCTGCCCGACCTGACCCGTCTGCTGGTCGAGCCCTCGCCCCGCGAGTCGATGCCCGCGATCGGTCTGGCGGCGGCGGTCATCGCCCATCGCGATCCCGACGCGATCATCGGGTCCTTCGCCGCCGACCACGTGATCCAGGACGACGCCGCGTTCGCGGACGCCGTGCGACAGGCCGTCGCGGCCGCCCGGCGCGGGCTCGTCGCCACGATCGGGATCGCGCCCACCGAGCCCTCCACGGCCTTCGGGTACATCGAGGCCGGCGAGCCGCTGGGGATCGACGGCGGGCCCGACGTCCGCACGATCGTGCGCTTCGTCGAGAAGCCCGACGCCGAGACGGCGGCCGGGTACGTGGCCGACCCGGCGTTCAGCTGGAACGCAGGGATGTTCGTGGTGCGGGCGCAGGTCCTGCTGGACCACCTGGCCCGGCTGCAGCCGGGGCTGCACGCCGGCCTGATGCGGATCGCCGCCGGATGGGACACCTCCGACCGCGACGACGTGATGGCGGGGGTCTGGCCGTCCCTCACCCGCATCGCCATCGACCACGCCGTCGCCGAGCCGGTGTCGCTCGAGGGAGGCATGGCGGTCGTGCCCGGACGCTTCGGCTGGAACGACATCGGCGACTTCGCCGCGCTGACCGACATCGGTGCCACCTCGACCCCCGGGACCGTCTGGGTCGACGCCGACGGCCTCGTCGTGGCCGCCGACGGCACCCAGGTCGCCGTGGTCGGCCTGCGCGGGGTGGTCGTCGCTCGCACGGCCGACGCGCTCCTGGTGACCACCCGCGAGTACGCCCAGCGGGTCAAGGAGGTGCCCGCCGCGCTCGCCGCGGCCGGGCGCGCCGACCTGCAGTGA
- a CDS encoding low molecular weight phosphatase family protein — MTRRFTVLAVCTANICRSPIMEVLLRSRLDPRHFEVASAGVRGWDRSPMDAMAAMELMRLGHDPTGFESHPIDGYLVGSANLVLTATREHRSAVLEHSPLALRRSFTLLEFADLVDTVDADSPPALVAEAARLRGSAGSVLDIQDPYRRSPQVHRDTADEIDRACSTIAARLNALVGVGGSSAGGAPGAALP; from the coding sequence GTGACGCGGCGGTTCACGGTCCTGGCGGTGTGCACCGCGAACATCTGCCGCTCGCCGATCATGGAGGTGCTGCTGCGCTCCCGGCTGGACCCCCGGCACTTCGAGGTCGCGAGCGCCGGGGTGCGGGGATGGGACCGGTCGCCCATGGACGCGATGGCGGCCATGGAGCTCATGCGGCTCGGCCACGACCCGACCGGGTTCGAGTCCCACCCCATCGACGGCTACCTGGTGGGGTCGGCCAACCTCGTGCTGACCGCCACCCGCGAGCACCGCTCGGCCGTGCTCGAGCACAGCCCCCTGGCGCTGCGGCGCAGCTTCACCCTGTTGGAGTTCGCCGACCTGGTCGACACCGTCGACGCGGACTCGCCACCGGCCCTGGTGGCGGAGGCGGCCCGTCTGCGCGGCAGCGCCGGCTCCGTCCTGGACATCCAGGACCCCTACCGGCGCAGCCCCCAGGTGCACCGGGACACCGCGGACGAGATCGACCGGGCGTGCTCCACGATCGCCGCGCGGCTCAACGCCCTCGTCGGGGTGGGTGGCTCGTCAGCGGGCGGCGCGCCGGGTGCCGCGCTGCCGTGA
- a CDS encoding alpha-ketoglutarate-dependent dioxygenase AlkB codes for MYVQPSLLDHEEPAAVGSLGAAVQRRRLSRGAWVDVRPGWMSGADGLFLALQTEVRWRAERREMYDRVVDVPRLLAHFGAGRPLPDPALTAARDALSDHYAAELGEPFVTAGLCYYRDGRDSVAWHGDRIGRGQREDTMVAIVSLGAPRRLSLRPRGGGEALGFVLGHGDLLVMGGTCQRTWDHAVLKTARPVGPRISIQFRPAGVL; via the coding sequence GTGTACGTCCAGCCCTCCCTCCTCGACCACGAGGAACCCGCGGCCGTCGGGTCGCTGGGTGCTGCCGTGCAGCGGCGCAGGCTCTCCCGAGGCGCCTGGGTGGACGTGCGCCCGGGGTGGATGTCGGGTGCCGACGGGCTCTTCCTGGCGCTGCAGACCGAGGTGCGGTGGCGTGCGGAGCGCCGCGAGATGTACGACCGGGTCGTCGACGTGCCGCGCCTGCTGGCGCACTTCGGGGCCGGCCGGCCGCTGCCGGACCCGGCTCTGACCGCCGCCCGCGACGCGTTGTCCGACCACTACGCCGCCGAGCTCGGCGAGCCGTTCGTCACCGCGGGGCTGTGCTACTACCGCGACGGGCGCGACAGCGTGGCCTGGCACGGCGACCGGATCGGCCGTGGGCAGCGCGAGGACACGATGGTCGCGATCGTCTCGCTCGGCGCACCGCGTCGGCTCAGCCTGCGCCCGCGCGGCGGCGGCGAGGCGCTCGGCTTCGTGCTGGGCCACGGCGACCTGCTGGTGATGGGTGGCACCTGTCAGCGGACCTGGGACCACGCGGTGCTGAAGACGGCCCGGCCGGTCGGGCCGCGCATCAGCATCCAGTTCCGTCCCGCCGGCGTCCTCTGA